The Mesorhizobium loti DNA segment TCGATGCCGATGGCAAGCCGGTCCTGGAGATCGGCGACACCTCGAAGCCGGTGTTTCCGCGCTCGGCGGTCAAGGCCATCCAGGCCCTGCCGCTGGTCGAAACGGGTGCTGCCGATGCCTATGGGTTCGGCAATCGCGAGCTGGCGCTGGCCTGTGCCTCGCATTCGGGCGAGCCGGCGCATGTCGAACTGGCACGGTCCATGCTGGCCAAGGCCGGGTTGGACAAGTCGGCGCTTGAATGCGGCGCTCATTGGCCTTCAAACCACGACGCCGAGATCGCACTCGCCCGCACTGGCGATTTGCCCAATGCGTTGCACAACAATTGCTCCGGCAAACATTCCGGTTTCCTCTGTACCTGCGTGCACTCCGGCATTGCGCACCGTGGCTACGTCAAGGCGGGGCACGCACTGCAAGAGATGGTGCGCGACGCCATGCAGGCGGTCACCGGCGCTGTCCATGGCGCCGATGAGCGGGCGACCGATGGCTGCTCGATCCCGACCTATGCGGTGCCGCTCAAGAGTTTCGCACTCGGCTTTGCCCGCATGGCCACGACAAATGGTTTCGGCCCTGAGCGGGCCAAGGCGGCCAAGCGCCTGCTGGCCGCCTGCATGGCGGAGCCCTTCTATGTCGCCGGCACCGGCCGCGAAGACGTCGCCCTGATGGAAGCAGCACCGGGCCGGATTTTTGCGAAAGGCGGCGCCGAAGGTGTCCACTGTGCAGCAATTCCGGAGCTTGGCCTCGGTATCGCGCTGAAATGCGATGATGGCGCCCACCGCGCCAGCGAAGCCATGGTCGCCGCCGTCCTCGCCAAGCTGCTGCGTGCGGACGAGGCCCTGTCGGCAAAGCTCATCGAACTGGCAAACGCACCGATCGAAAGCCGGATCGGCGCCAAGGTCGGGGCGCTGAGGCCGACCCCAGCCTTGAATTGAAGATTGCTCTCAGCTGACGCGGTTGCGCTCGACAGTCAGATGGGCAAAGCCGCTGTTGCTTAGCTGGGTGAGGTCAGCTGTCACCGGCTCGGCCCAGCGCTGGCCGATGACGGCGCCCTTCAGCGCGCCGTCGATGACATTGTCGGAGATGACGGCGGCGCCGGCGCCCTCGACCACGCTGACGACGATGCCGGTGCCGGCCTTGCGGATGATGTTGCCCGTGGCCACGACATTGCGCAGATACGGCCCCCAGCCGATCGACATGCCGTAGAGCGGCGCGCTCTCGATGACGTTGTTGGAAGCGATGGTGTCGGCCTCGACGGCGATGCCGACGCCGAAGCCGGGCGGATCGGCGGTGTAGGGGCCGCTGGTCGACAGATTGCGCACGATGTTGCCGGAGCAGACACCCATGCGGCCGCCTTCGTTGAAGTTGACGATCGAGATGCCGTTGGCCGCGCCATCGACGATGTTGTTGCTGATGACGGCGCCCTCGAACGAGAATTCGGAATAGACCGCGGTCTCGCCCGAGCGCGAACAGGTATTGCCGGAAATCTGCAGATTGCTGGAACTGTTGGCGCGGATCGCCGAGAAAGCGCAATCCGAGACGACATTGCCCGAAATGATGACGTTGCCGGCGCGGAAGGCATTGATGCCATTGCCGTTCTGACCGGTTCCGCCGCTGCGCGCGCCGATGCGTTCGACACGGTTGCCGGTGACCATTGTGCCGTCTTCGGCCGCCTGCCAGCGATGCACCAGAATGCCGCCATTGGCACAGTCGGAGACCGTGTTGCCCGATATCGCCAGCCCGGCTGCTTCGACCGAATAGATGCCGGCGTCGGCCGCGCCCGATATGTCGGAGCGTTCGATGCGGCCCGCCGCATGTTCCAGCGCCAGCCCGTTCTTGCCGCTGCCGGTTATCTGGCAATTGTCGACAACGAGATGGCCGACCCGGCGCAGGTCGAGCAGCCCTTGCGCATAGTCGCCCATCGAGCGGTTCGAACCGTCGAAGACCAGCCCGCTGAGTTCGACATGGTCGGCCTGTTCGGCCATGAAGAGGTGGCCATCGCCGCCATAGACGATCCGCGTGGCGCCCGGTACGCCGGAAAGGCGCACGCGGCTGGGCAGCGAGAGGTTGGACACCACATAGGTACCCGCCGGCA contains these protein-coding regions:
- a CDS encoding L-asparaginase II — encoded protein: MANPVLIEVLRGAIVESAHRGAVAVFDADGKPVLEIGDTSKPVFPRSAVKAIQALPLVETGAADAYGFGNRELALACASHSGEPAHVELARSMLAKAGLDKSALECGAHWPSNHDAEIALARTGDLPNALHNNCSGKHSGFLCTCVHSGIAHRGYVKAGHALQEMVRDAMQAVTGAVHGADERATDGCSIPTYAVPLKSFALGFARMATTNGFGPERAKAAKRLLAACMAEPFYVAGTGREDVALMEAAPGRIFAKGGAEGVHCAAIPELGLGIALKCDDGAHRASEAMVAAVLAKLLRADEALSAKLIELANAPIESRIGAKVGALRPTPALN
- a CDS encoding carbohydrate-binding and sugar hydrolysis → MLNRRTLLTGTAGFAVMGLALGKAAAASLAGIEKASMRGSINATELGVQPGTFDDQSKAFAKLLRDSNDRDIPVFLPAGTYVVSNLSLPSRVRLSGVPGATRIVYGGDGHLFMAEQADHVELSGLVFDGSNRSMGDYAQGLLDLRRVGHLVVDNCQITGSGKNGLALEHAAGRIERSDISGAADAGIYSVEAAGLAISGNTVSDCANGGILVHRWQAAEDGTMVTGNRVERIGARSGGTGQNGNGINAFRAGNVIISGNVVSDCAFSAIRANSSSNLQISGNTCSRSGETAVYSEFSFEGAVISNNIVDGAANGISIVNFNEGGRMGVCSGNIVRNLSTSGPYTADPPGFGVGIAVEADTIASNNVIESAPLYGMSIGWGPYLRNVVATGNIIRKAGTGIVVSVVEGAGAAVISDNVIDGALKGAVIGQRWAEPVTADLTQLSNSGFAHLTVERNRVS